The DNA region aaaattgaaatcgaacattcataagtcaatccaaacgggctcttaattgGATTCCTACCCCTGATTTTGAATTGATGTACTCCTATCATATTTATCTTCACCATAAATTATCtgttttttcaaataaaattaattagactatgattttttattttttgataaaatttgaatttgaaaaaaatggcATAAAGAGTATAACCCAAATCACAAATTATAACGTCAAAGCCGTAGTCATGATATGGTTGAatcaacttttctttttgtatttcGGTTTTTAGTGTTGTTAATACTTTATCAAACTggattaaaagtttaaaatatAATACACAATATATACTTGCAAAATATTAAACTTACCTTAAAATTTTGGTCATGCCAGAATATACCAATTATCAAACTGGATTAAAAGTATTCTTTAAGGACATGAGAAGCTTctaaaagaatataccaatttttcttgaacttgtgtTTGAATATAGTATGaaacttgaaattattttttaaaattttatggagAAATCATTATTCATTTGaaaaactaattaaaaatatttttaaaatttcaagtttGAAGACGAAAGAATAGATCAAATTAttaaaaaacattttattttttattttgcaaatATTATTTGAAATAATATCTACGGCTCAAACGGGTCGGGCTCTAGGTGCCAGCCCCCAGCCATGGCAGAAAAATCTTTGTCCTGCCCGAACTGCCCGTTAATTCCACCGCGGGAAccttaaaaaaagaatattttggattTGCGCCAATAATGAGCCCGCAAAAGGCGGTGCTAGGCTACGACTATTTCCTTCCTTATGGTACTCCGCCACGTGGATGAGCCACAGATATTTTAATCCATGCTCCCTCTATTCCTGGAGTTCGCAACTTAAATGACtcaaaaaatgacatttgaGACAAAAATaaccttttgaaaaaaaagttacataaaTACCTTTTGCGTATTAATTTAGTGTGCAGTGTAGTCTTATTGCGCACTAAATAAGGGGTTTAATAAAACGGCCCCAACCCATTGTTCATTGTtcaaaagttttgaaattcacgttttttccgtactttaaccaaagattagtcatgtttcaaaacgtcggcatatcaatattttatataaaatcgAATATCTTTTTCTGCGAACAATAATGTATGTTCAacacatcaagtatacatatatgtttggatcgtcgttttagggatTGTAAAGTgtcccgaagtaagttttgtgtGTTTGAAAACCTattatctttaggtttaagtgttttattttatagggtttgATTAATTTAGGACGTCACATGAGTTATTATTAAACGAcaataaaaactaagataactaattatcattaaaaaaataataccaaaaaaaatatatactaacataaaatgtacattttatttacaaatacacaATCTCCACCCCCTAGGTCCCACATATGGGGAGCCTTTAAAATAACCTAGGCCTAAGGCGAACCCCACCACCCTCACCATCATCTCCACCCCCCTTCTTCCTCTTAATCTGTACATGCTCTATAGCATGATCATCCTGCCTTCCCTTCTCTGAGCCCTTGCTGAAAATATGCTTCCTATGGGAGACGGCGGTGGTCGAAATGTCATCAGCTTCAGGAGATGACTCAATCTCAACAGGAGACGGGTCCACAAGCAcagaagaatgaacctgaaataacatataaacaatttaatttagatttattctaaactaaacatgaaataacatataaacaattaattaatacattattttattataaaaaatcaGACCTATGTGTCGACGGGCTCTTGAGCTGGCTCCTCAAAGATCTCCTGAGCGGGCCCGAGCTAGAACTAGAACCTAAGAAATGgaaaattatataataattagtataaatattttaatttattaaaataattattttaaacactTACATCTTGGCTCGGAGATGTAGATGTTGCCGGAGCtgaacaaataattaataaataattatctaatcaaacaattaacaaatactaaataagtaataaacaaataaaaaattagctaacaaacaattaacaaatactaaataaataattaataaataaacaattagctaacaaacaattaacaaatactaaataaataattaataaataaacaattagctaacaaacaattaattaataaaaattaacaaataaacaattagctaactaacaattaacaattaattaataaaaaaaattaaaaaaataacgaaAAAAGGGGCAGTGGACAGTCCCCAATTGCGCAAGAAAAaattgcttaatttttttttcttttcgaaaTCCACAACTATTACACAATAATCACGCGtaggataataatatatttaataatgtaatagaaaattcatagtaaaatacctagattgaaggttgtttttgagtttttgaaatcgAGTTCTACGCCGCTTTATTCCGAAATCCAAGCTTTGAAACTTGTTCCTTGCTttgaatatatcaagaataTTGACTTTCgagttaaaaaaataacacgaaaatGATGTTTTTTGATGTGGGACCAAGGTCTTTTTGCTTGATAATGGCagttttgattttaaaaaaagatgggGAGACCGATCAGCAGGGAAGAAGAAGGGCCCTTTTTTAATactcctattgcgcactaattttaCAGTttagtcctattgcgcactaaattgGTGCGCAAAAGGTACTTATGtcgttttcttttttaatgggttattttggttccaaatcccactttttgggtcatttaagttgcggcTTCTATTCCTAGTATCTTCGTTTGACTGGgcataaagtttaaaaaataaatgaatactTTCGAATTttatggtcttaaattaaagatatgttgAATCATTTAAATCTTATACTCTTAGAATTGCCATGTAGAATATCATAATTGGTgaatttactaaatatagaaagagacgttATTTTTTAGAtagaccaaaaagaaaaataatacacTTAAATAGAGAAAAAGGGATTACATCACAGAAGTAGAATTTGGCTTGTTTGGTTTGCAATTTTACACGAGTTTACCGAAATTTTCGTGGAATATTATGGAGTATTATTTGTATAATCAAGATTATCCCATTTTTAACCTTACTAAGCATCAACTTTTTAGTAGAACCAAGCAAAACCAATTAGTTCTGAAaatgatatgattattaatcATGGTAAGGTTATATGATTAATTATCGAAGGAAGTAGAATTTTAGCCATGTTTAATGGATGATCgatgaaataaaaatagacaAGATAATAGTACATGATTATGTTATCAAGTTGATTATCAGTCCATCACCAGCAAAAAATAGAGGGGCAAATTAAGCTGACATGAACATTAAGAATATATTCATACAGCAACTTCTCTAGTAGTAAAAATGAGACCTTTAAAGTATTAGCGTCAATCTCCGtttctcttgtttctttttgtACCGCTGTACGAATAACCATGCTCTATTAGCTATTAGtattgaaaaaggaaatataCATTTTGCTGCTAGGCCAAAAGTATTTACACCTCTTAGccaatatacataatatacacatAATCTTTTATATTTATCAAAATTGAATACTTCTAATCTTTGCTATATTTAACAAAATTAGCACGTGAGAAATACATGAGCAgtttaaaactaaataaatcAAATTCTCCCACTCATTTCCCCCAGTTATCTagtttttattttgtaatttcaataatatacaatccaGTATAACATATTACATCCacatagccatatttttaatttacatccgcatagccattttttttttcaatagtgCTTATTTAtacacacaatatacaacattatacacttactataaataatgtatcaaccttgtataaaagtgtataataatgtataaaagggcCAATCCGGGTATTAGAAATATGGGTCATTTCAGGTtaatattttctcaaaatagaCATAGAGTGTTATTTTCCTTTTACTAATTTGGTCTGCTTCTTGTGTTGGTTTTTCTGATACTAATTTGGTCTGCTTCTGTCGGTCTGATTTTGCACATTGCTAGTTTTTCTCAAGTAAGAATTGGGCGAATCAGTTTGAACAAACTTGCTCTGATGGTTTGTTTATATTTGTCACGTCCTTTTTACTAGTCATTTGAAAATCTTATTTAGGTCTACAGCAATAGTATCAAATGGGCAAGTTTAGAACAAGTTAGACAAGAATGGGTAATAAGCTCGACTTCTCATATTTGATATGGTTTAAAGAAAAGGGTGAGGGGAGGCAAGTGATGAATAATACAAATACTAATATCCTTTGCGAGATTGGAATTTACTAACGTATTATGTCCAATTATTTTGAAGGCTATTACTAACATATTATGTCAAATAATCATTTATAAAGCTCTTATAGCAAATCATATAAAAAGCCCAAAAAATGATGCATAGAACAAaagggcatttttttttttttttttgaacgagttattagattttatttgacttataaagaagaaaaaagaaggagcTGTACCTAAAAGAAcagaaactgaaaaaaaaaaaaaaaaaaaaaagtcagccAGCAGAGAGACTTCATAGAGTAGCAAAACAGTGCCAATTTACTTGAAGCCATAGTTAATGCTAATAGTTTAGACATCCTCATATAGCTTGCTAATCCTGTATGTCTGTACAATAATTTAACTGCatttcaaaaacaaaattgcATTAAGAAGAATGCATCATTTTTCTTTAAGCAATGGAAAGCCTGCAGTCAAAAATAGGACTAAACTCTTACCTCTATATATAGATCTACACAATGACCTCAGCTAGCAAAGCATTCCTTcagtttggaagtaaccttcAAAGTTATATCACCATAAGGTTCATTTTGATTCACATCGACAAGTCCACATTTCTGCAACACCTGGAATCAATTTCCAGAAGGAAGACAACAAGTAAAATCTGATGAAATAGTAGTTCCTTAAATAATAGATACACATTATACTAAATATGATCATTGATTAAGCAACAAAACTTAACATGTATGCAACTAAAAAGCGTCAACGTATAGATACACCTTTTTCTTGACTCAATcgaacaccaccaccaccaacaccaacaacatacccggtgtaatcccacaagtgggatgGGGGtttgggggggtgggggagaTGGATGGAGCAGACTActtttgtggggtagagaggctgtttccgataggcCCTCGGCTAAAGAAATTAGACAGCAAAATAGCAAGAGACAAGACATATGCAGCAACAGCTAATACACATCAAGAATAAGTGGTTACGCGATAACTGAGTACTACTACTAAAGGtcaaagaaatgagaagaataTGTACCGCACTCCagatacccccccccccccctcttacCTACCTACTACCCTTCTACCTTAATTCTCGACCTCCATACCTTCCTATGTAAGTTAAAAATGATTTTACTAGTAATAGCAATAATAATCATGGAAATACTAGCAGAGGACTTACCAGAGTCTCGAAAACCATTCGAGCACATATTGTCCTGTTTTTGCCTTCTAGAATTGTATTTAAGCTAAGATTTATAGCCTTTTCTGAGATGGGGGTTACTGGTGATTGCCCTTGCAAAAATTGAGCCATAGCTCTACAAAATCATATACCATTAAAAGACTATCTTGCAAAAGTAAAACAATATTATGAGAAGAATTTTTACCAAGTGCTACCTTGTTCTAATAGGTAATGTGTCAAACTCTGGTGTTACCCCTTGCTTAATTGATAAGTGACCAATAGGAGTGTCGTCATCTTGATCCAGAAAATTCAGATCCTGCATTAGTATTTAGCAATTTATCAGATGAAAAACAGGTAAGAACTAAAAGTTTAAATGTCATTTTTGGCTGTAACAATTTAATCAAGCTTGATGAGAATAACCACTAGAACAATCAGATATGAAACATAATCTTCCACTCACTTCAAAAGCCGAACTCTCTCTTTACAAGTACTAGCCTAAAATAGAACAATATAGGTAggggtttggccatagattccaaatatttttcactttatttggaatttatgaagttgGAGTTAAAGATGgtgttgtgtttggttatagtttttgcaaaggaGAGATGAGAGCactttatttaaattttgtgaagatgaagttggaaaacaagTTTGGAGCACGTTTCCAAATTTGGGATCCAACTTCAAGttggattttaaaattttataatcaaacactgattttgaaatacaatgaaaaaaatattctgGAAAAAAATGAACAATTCTCGTGGCCAAACGGCTCCTTAAGTCTTCAACAATAAAACAAACAATGATAATCTAGAGCTAATGAGATTACTCTAGACAAACATACCCCAGCAGAATGATCAAACACAGGAATATCAGACAGAACTGTATTCTCCAAACCTAGTCCCTCTTCGTACCATGTTGACGGGGTCTCCATATCAGAACCAACATGTCCAGTAGATGCTGCTGGGTCGGGCATCGGGAGGGCCCCACTCTCCGTAGTTCTTCCCATCTGATCTGATTGTGTCCCAACAGTTGCTGTAGCAGGAGTGAAATCATCTCTTCGGTCTGGTGGAGAGGAAATGAACTTATTTGGTGAAGGCAAAATTTCAGACAACAAGTTGGTGCATGCATGGTCTTGATTATCACGTAGTCTTTCGATCTCATTCCCAAGACCATTCACAGGTTGAGGGGAATATTTACCACTGGGTTCTGCATGATCCTCCTGTGAGTAGGGGTGGCAAAATTAGCCCACAAAAACATGACCCGTCCAATCCGCTTAAGTTTGGGCTTAGCTCGTGTAGCCCAAATTGATccataaaaagttaaaaacattgtcaaaatattttcaattttttattttatttgatatgtcaTATATagctataataataataaaaaaaatatagttttattaggtacttaaaattataaaaagaacaaacaaaaaaaacctAAAACTTTCCAAGAATTGGGTGGGTTGGGTTATAACGCACTTTTTAGCCCACTATATGCCAACCCATTTCGGCCCAAGTAATATTTGGACAGGTCATTGACCcctccatttatttctttcagcCCATTTTCACCTGCTCAAATCCagcccaacccgcccatttgacacccctacctGTGAGGAAGCCATCTTGACTTTTTCTGAAATGAAACCTTCCTTGTAGATGTTGCAAAGATCATCACATAATCCTACAAATTTACAACAGCTGAGTTTCTAGTGGAGATAATACAGACTCGTACATATTAGATTAAAAAAGGCTCTGTTATACACCCACCAGTTAATACAGGCTCAAATAacatttcatcttttctacatCTCTTGTTTCGTTTCCATAAGACCAAAGAGAAAGGATCCTTCTTTTCCTGGCATTCCAATTCACTGTTATCTTTTCTACGTCTCTCGTTTCTTTTCAATTCACCGGTATCGTCTAGATACCTTCGAATATAACTGTAGTGTTGGATATGATGCATCGTCATAAAGACTAATGGTTGAAGAGAAATCTAGTATTAAATCagatgatgataagttaacATACGCATTCGACAAAACTATATCTTCATCTAGCTTTTGCTTTCGCTTTCTTCTCCTTGCTTTTGGCTCCTCAGGTGGGGGTGTTGATCGAAGTGCTAAATCAAGTGACTGATGACCTGAATATTCATGAAAAGGGTGAGTTATGGATTAGCATGTATGCATGAGATATATACAATCAGACCACTCTATAACAACCATCCTCTGTAACAATATTTCACTATAACAACAATGTTTCTGTGGAATCGATCTTCCATGTTATGTtatacctctctataacagtcatCCTATATAACAACACTTCACTATAACAACCATATTTTTTGCGGAACCgatctttcatgttatgttatattatatattttctataGCAACATTTCATAATAGCAGCCAAAAAATATTAGAACAAACGACGTTGTTATTGAGAAATTTGATTGTACTATATATTTTCTATTCCGTTTATAGCAGCCAAAAAATATTGAAACAGGCGACGATGTTATAAAGAGGTTTGATTGTAGTTTGAGTTTAACAATAAGACCCTTGCACCCACCGAAAAATATCTGTGGATTAGTGAATTCATGAACCTCTGCTGCAGTAGTAGAAGGTGGTTCTTCTCGTTGTTGAAGTGGGAGAGTGTGTCCTCCAGAGGCCACCATTTCTTCCACAACTGGGGTTGCCGTTTCCTTGTCTTTCATGATCTGTTCCTCCAGAGCTTTATCTGGTTCCATCACATCATTACCGTGGTCCGGCCATAACGGAACACTCTCATAAACATGATCATGGACAGCATCACGCATGATTTCGATTTCTGGAATATCTTGAGGAATGTCCTCGCGAACAGTTCCTTTGTTTAATGCTTCCTGATTCTTAGGGGAAAAATTTTGAGATTGACCAGAAGTTCTATCTGGGTTTGAAGGATCAGAACTGCAGCAACAGAAAGGTGTAATTACCTTTTTGGACCGTCCTAAATATATAATAGCCgacaaatatatatgttttgcatattaagtaaatatacatataatatacacaatcagtgtatatgttttgtatattttggccaGCGCCTGTAATTAATGCGGCCaacgggccaaaaatgaaaaaagcccAAACAGAACATATATCCAAAACATGTCAATGACCGGAAACAATCTACATCTATAGTCAATTAGATCCTTACTCTAGCTCCAAAGGCAGGCCACCTAATCCAGAAACTTCACCCGGTTTTGACAAACTCGTCCATATGTCCTGTAAAAACGAACTCTTAATCAAACTGATGTTGCAATGTGAGTGAATAAATCTAGAATTTTATTCAAATATGAAGCAAAAGATAAACCCACCTCATCAATGAAAATACCTACATACTGATCTTCACGTGTTAGTATTTGATCTATGTGAAAAAGAATTTCATTATTTAAAAAGTCATTACtaatgaaaatgaaacaaaaaaaggtcttaaaacaaatttaagtaaaaaacGAAATACATACCTCCCAAAGTtatctcttcttgatttttaaaatGAGTATCCTCAAACCTGGAAATCAAAATGCACGTATGACTTCCTGCAGACTTTAGATGACTAAAACTAAAAAAGTACCACTCAGACAAGATTACCTATTCAGGTCAAGatcatcatcaaaatctaagGCATCTAGTTCAAATGTTTCTGGCAAAGTAATGGAGTGGTATGATGCATGAGTGGCATCTTCCGGAAGATTGACATTTGTAAAAGAATATGCCTTTCTTATCCCCGTTTCTAAGTTTCTGCAGTCTTGGAAAAAGTATTCAACTTGCTTTGAGTGTATCCGAACAACTCCAAGCAGAAGGGTGCCATACTGCCGCAGTGCAAAGGGTACTTGCGGAAACATGATGAGCTCTAGATATAAATTTCAAACTATAAGCGTCAGTAAAAGTGAGCAAACACTTAGAAAAACTGTAATAAGAGCATATCAAAACTACTGTCACATATTTATGTAGAGCAACTTAGGTCAAGCTGTTATgcatcctttctttcatttttttgaaatcttgCGTTGTTCACAAGATTCACAACACCAGCAACCTATGAGTTGGATAAAAGCTCTCTATAAGATATCAGCGTGAAAAGTGATGACAGGTTCGGAGAATATCAACTCTAGTAATCGATAAAGAAGTAAATAATTTACTactatgagtgtatgaatgcatagcAATTGAGCTATTAAGGGAGCATCAAGAATAATCCAATGAAAACAAAGTGCACTTGGAATATACCAGAGAAGACAAAGAAGCATTAAAAATCATGGTCTGATTCAAATCTTTAGTCTCGTTATAGAGAAAGgtccagaactcacatttacaAATGATTCCAATGAGCCTCATTTGTAGTTAGGTACTTAGATTAAGACGTGTTGTCTCTTACTTTTCTAAAAATTCAAAGAGTTAATTATATGGCTTCTATGTTAAAGTTTATTACTTTTATGTTTAGGAATACTCCAAGCTCAATAACAAGGGGAATCTTTAATGAAAAAGAACAAACCTTTATCTCACAAAAAGTCAGAACTGATATCAGCAAAATATTAATCAGATAATAACCCCATGAAAttacagcaaaaaaaaaaaaaggctcagAAAAAAAGGGGCAACCCATCATTTcccacaaaaacaaaaataaaacacttgACCTTGTTGTAATGttttgtgttgttagtttaaatacaatgtttctTTTGATTGTTAgttaaattttattgtatcaTATCGTTAAATCTATCTTTATGTAACGACGAAAAGTCCAATTTATGTAACGACAGATTTGATGTGATCTCGttgttaacttattttttctcTCGTTTTGTCTTTGCTTATTATCTAATAATTCTATTTTATCATTTACCTTACCTTTTTAGGGTAGCTCTACCCTAATTTTCTTGtaggtttatccttcaaattgtTGATCTATGACATTAGGTAACGACGGAAAACGATACGATCTATCAAAACTTTTTgtatttatcaaaataatacagtACGATATAATACAAGACATTGTAAAACAATTCGTAACAACCTTCCAAAGAGTTAGGCAAATATAAAAAAGGGGCaaactttcaagaaaattaaaacacgataaaaaataaaaaatatgtactgaaagattaaaaaattataGGGAACAAACCAACAGTAGAGAGTATGTTAGTGGAAGCATATTGAGACTTTTTTAAATTGCTTTGGATGGTCGCTGCTTGCCATACGGTCGCTAATGGACCTTTCCTACCCAAAAGTGTTAGCGAATAGAACATAATGACGGCAACTTTTTCAGTTTAGATGCCTTCCGGTGacctaattaattaatattagaTGGTTAATTAATAGGGTTTTACGGTTCTAAAAATGGAAAGGCGGGAATTCGAATGTGGCGCCAATATATGGAAAAATAATGACGCTTTGGATTTCCTGATTAGTAGGGAAAATATTTACCTCATAAATGTGATTATAGAAAGACAATGGTTGGATTCGGTGGGTTATCCTAGTAAAATTTATATCGTGCCAACTTTTTATaccaaaaattaataaattctCGATTCATTGGTAGATTAATTTTTGgtactttattttaaaatgtcaaataagGATATAATTCCACAATTTAGAAAATGCAACAAAGTAAAAATAGTTAAGATTTATTTcaaattgttataaaataataaagcaagcaagaaCAATATTGTAgacaaagagagaagagaggaattcttttatttctcttgttagggattgatttacaatgaaggagaacctttatatttatagggaaaaagtgacttgatcccaaagtcactaaccctaatatttctcctaaagataaacatccataataataaataatatttataacactcccccttggatgtctatttgatagataatgtgtcttgttaaaaccttactagaaaaaacccaTTGGGAAAAATTCTAgtaaaggaaaaagagtacacatttctaataatacaccatttggttgcctcattaaaaaccttacaagaaaaaacccagtgggacaaaaaccttgaaagggaaaaagagtacaacgcatATTAACTCCCCCTGATGAGAACTTCAGTCCAAAAACTTGAATTTTCACATCTcaatcttgtgcaccatcttcttgaaagttgcaattggtagagacttggtgaataaatcaGTCATATTATCGCTCGAGCAAATCTCTTGCATGTTGCTATCACTATTCTTCTGGAGCtcgtgtgtgaagaacaacATTGGTGAAACTTGCCTTGCGCTTTTATGAATCCTCTCTTTAGTTGGGCTATGTATGCTGCTGCACCTTCAGTCTTTGGATAGAGTTGCATTGGTAAataatattattgaaatcactccaagtgcattcctgacttgctttataaacagATGTTACctttatatgatttgactgtCATGTAGAACAACATCGTATGACTATAATCCCTcatagtcatagcaaaatatataaatgcatcaattgcataaagatatggcacttcaggaccaaagaattctgcaagtttctcatttcaacttctttcaacaGATAATATACTGCTTTTGagaactcttcaagagtttcaataatattcaagtccTCAACTTGCACCAACAATATGACAGATTTTGATTTCCACAAAGACGTAAGGATAAATAGACCCTTAGTCATTAAATATTCATTAAGGTGATTAAATCGCATTTACCTtgcttgatttaattcatatatgaATAATGAACAAACTTCTAGATcttgtatatgcttcaggcatttaaaattctttaagaattttcatataaattttgtcaagtgACAACATGCATTAATATCTCAATGAGTGAAATTTTCTGTTGTTTGGACTGCAGGTCCAATAAGCTTGAAGCTTACCAAAATGCATCATTTCACTTGGTAATAATGTCTACgttagcatgctttatatacGTAGAATtcagatcctcacaatcttttacaatattgcgctatattgtaccaaagatatcgtcgacgatatatcatttgtatcggttTGCAAtatgacataacttattgagatctcatcactttcattatttttaggtacctaaacctctcatgaggtttcatgaagtgttatgtcgtgcGCTCTTCAAaagcacattgcctccttataatgatcgttgatcattgatcatttgctcctctctttttttcaaTGGTTATTGTGTTTGGAACCGATTAGTCTACCACACTTCATGCATACTGTAGACtctgtccttcagggacatgaatttaataggagcattttgcagctgaaattagaaattaattttgggtcagcaaatgcttctagcatttgagtTGAATCatcttttgaatgaggatcatactaatgataattcataacatattcctcagcTGCTTATTCTCTtccccttatgttagaaaaactaacatatatcgCATCTTCTTTGGGGGAATTCAtctttgtgcatcatggtagattaattaatcatataccacacataaaaaaaaaactattagaTGGAAATATATGGTTCCTAACCCTGAACCAATTgtgaggggagaatttatcataatttattggtctgaagcatacaagtgatgttgtatacaatatatcatatctcagactagcacatgaagctttgttctcataaacaatggtttagctatttaGTAGAGGCATTTAATGCCAAACCAACTTGGATATAAACCAGCGTTATCAAGATggattgtcttgattacataatctgaaaattgtgctcttaactcaattattttgagcaagtaatTTTATAAACGTCAAACTGCAGGTTGACAATAAACACACATGTGACCATCTCattgatgcatctatttaagatatCACATAACAGGTgaacgggcccatattcaccttttatattttttcagaatttagggaattcaatcccaa from Lycium ferocissimum isolate CSIRO_LF1 chromosome 2, AGI_CSIRO_Lferr_CH_V1, whole genome shotgun sequence includes:
- the LOC132048396 gene encoding sister chromatid cohesion 1 protein 3-like, whose amino-acid sequence is MFYSLTLLGRKGPLATVWQAATIQSNLKKSQYASTNILSTVELIMFPQVPFALRQYGTLLLGVVRIHSKQVEYFFQDCRNLETGIRKAYSFTNVNLPEDATHASYHSITLPETFELDALDFDDDLDLNRFEDTHFKNQEEITLGDQILTREDQYVGIFIDEDIWTSLSKPGEVSGLGGLPLELDSDPSNPDRTSGQSQNFSPKNQEALNKGTVREDIPQDIPEIEIMRDAVHDHVYESVPLWPDHGNDVMEPDKALEEQIMKDKETATPVVEEMVASGGHTLPLQQREEPPSTTAAEVHEFTNPQIFFGHQSLDLALRSTPPPEEPKARRRKRKQKLDEDIVLSNAYIRRYLDDTGELKRNERRRKDNSELECQEKKDPFSLVLWKRNKRCRKDEMLFEPVLTGLCDDLCNIYKEGFISEKVKMASSQEDHAEPSGKYSPQPVNGLGNEIERLRDNQDHACTNLLSEILPSPNKFISSPPDRRDDFTPATATVGTQSDQMGRTTESGALPMPDPAASTGHVGSDMETPSTWYEEGLGLENTVLSDIPVFDHSAGDLNFLDQDDDTPIGHLSIKQGVTPEFDTLPIRTRAMAQFLQGQSPVTPISEKAINLSLNTILEGKNRTICARMVFETLVLQKCGLVDVNQNEPYGDITLKVTSKLKECFAS